The Acetivibrio cellulolyticus CD2 genome segment ATAAAAAATGCATAAAATAGAAATCATATAAAATACTATTATTAGTATTGTCATCATGATCAAAATTAATAATATAAAGTTATATGTATTTATTGTTGAATAGCGGTAAATCAGTCCAAAAACGAACAACATGAATAACAGGACAAAAACAAGCAAGCCTGATAGCAAGACAAACTTTTTTAAGCCTTTATCCAAGTATTTCACCTTCATCCATTTTGTGCCCGCAGATATAATCCTCAACGCACATTTTTCTGCATGATTCAAACTGTACCTCTTTGATATTGAGCTTCCCGGTTCCACATGCAATTACAATACCATTCTTACCCACTTCACAAATGGTACCCGCCCTCAAATCATGCTTATCCTCGGATACAACCGAAGTTATCCAGATTTTCATCTTTCCACCGTTATAATATGTATAAGCTCCAGGCCATGGATTTGTACCTCTAATCAAATTGTGAATCTCTTTCGATGACCTTGTCCAGTCAACAAGTCCTGTATCTTTTGTCATCATGGAGGCATATGTAGCTTCTGCGTCAGACTGAGGCGCCCTCTCAAGGGTTCCCTCCTTTAACCTCACGAGTGTTTCCTTTAATACTTCTGCACCTAAAATTGATAACCTGTCATGAAGTTCTCCTGCAGTCATACCCTCAGTTATTTCAATCTCACCTTTAAGAAGCATATCTCCGGTATCCATGCCCACATCTGTAAACATGGTTGTAATACCTGTCACTTTCTCTCCATTTATAACTGACCACTGTATTGGAGCGGCACCTCTATATTTAGGCAGGAGAGAACCATGAACATTTATACACCCATATTTCGGTATATCCAAAACCGACTTGGGAAGAATTTTACCATACGCTGCTGTAACTAGCAAATCTGGATTTATATCCTTAATTATATTAGTAAATTCTTCTGTTTTTACTTTCTCAGGCTGTAGCACATCAATGCCATGCTCGAGAGCATATTCCTTAACCGGCGGCAAAGCCATTTTGTTACCCCTGCCTTTTGGCTTATCAGGCTGTGTCACTACAGCTACAACATCATATCCTTCCTTTAAAAGCATATCTAAAGATGGTACTGCAAACTCCGGGGTACCCATAAATATAATTTTCAATAAAGTCACCTCTTACATGTCAAAAAATCTTTCTAGCGTTTTTTAAACCTCGCAGAAATTAGTCTTTCAATTCTTTTTTATTAATCAATTTAATAGCCCTACTCTTAAAAAGAATCCCATCTAAATGATCAATCTCATGGCAAAAAGCTCTCGCAAGCAGATCTTCACCTTCCAAGCAAATCTTTTCTCCTTTTGTGTTTAATGCCTCAACCCAAACCTTTTTAGGTCTTACTACCTCTCCAACCAATTCAGGTACACTAAGGCATCCTTCTATATCAAGTACTTCTCCCTCTTCCTTTACAATTTTAGGGTTGATTAACTCTATCAGTCCTTCACCGACATCAATTACAACAAGCCTCTTTAAAACACCAACCTGCGGAGCAGCAAGCCCAACTCCATTTTCAGCATACATCGTATCAGCCATATCCTTTAGCAATATCAATATTCTGTTATCTATAACATCAACCTGCCTGCATACCTTTCCTAATACATCATCGCCATCAATCCTAACATTTCTTAATGCCATTTAAACTTTCCCCCAAACCATTTTTTATAGAATACTGAAACAAAAAATATTATAACATACTTATTGGATTTATATCCACACTAATACTTATGTCATTCTTGCCCTGTTTTTGATAAAAACTGTCTGAAACCTGTGTTAGTATATCTATAAGTTTTTCCATCTCTTTGTATTTAATAACAATTCGCCACCTGTATTTGTTCTTTATTTTTGTTATTAAAGAACGCGAAGGACCTAGTATACTAAAATTATTACCCTCATCAGCAAAATATGAATCAACAAATTTCTTAACTTCTACGGCCTTGTTGTATACCAATCGATCATTTACTCCACTCAAAACAATAGATCCAATGTTTGTAAACGGAGGGTATATGAGCTTTTCTCTAACCATCAGCTCCTTTTCAAAAAAGCCGACATAATCCTGTGAACACGCACACTCGATACTATAATTTTCTGCATTATAGGTCTGAATAATAACTCTGCCTGGAATTTTACCTCTTCCAGCTCTTCCTGCCACCTGTGTTATAAGCTGGAATGTTCTTTCAGTTGCTCTAAAGTCACCGGTATTTAGAATGCTGTCCGCCGCAAGTACACCTACAAGGGTAACATTAGGAAAATCATGTCCCTTTGCTATCATTTGCGTACCAACCAGTATATTAATGTTTTTTTCACGAAAGTTCCTTAAAATATCCTCATGCGAGTTTTTGTAGGTTGTTGTATCCATATCCATTCTTAATACGGTACTTTCCTCAAAATGCTTTCTTATTTCATCCTCAATCTTCTGAGTCCCAGTTCCAAAGCCTCTTATATGCGGACTTTTGCATTTTGGACAGCTACTCACGTTTTTAATGGTATACCCGCAATAGTGGCATATCAATCTTTCATCATATGAATGGTAGGTCATTGATACATCACATTTAGGACACTTCAATACATATCCGCAGTTACGACATAGCACAAAAGATGCATAACCCCGCCTGTTTAGAAAAATAATAGTCTGCTCTTTTCTTTTTATATTCTCTCTCATCTCACAAGAAAGTGCCCTGCTGAATATTGACCTGTTTCCCTCATCAAGCTCGCATCTCATATCTACAACTTCTACTTTGGGAAGAGTCAAATTATTGGCACGTTTAACCATTGTAAAAAGTGAAATTTCGCTCGAAACTGCCCTGTAATAGTTCTCTATCGAAGGTGTGGCAGATCCATACATAAGTATGGCATTCTCATTTTTGCAACGTTCCCTTGCCACCTCAACAGCATGGTACTTTGGAGAAATTTCCGACTTATATGAATTTTCATGTTCCTCATCTATAATTATAATTCCAAGGTTATCAAACGGTGCAAACACTGCTGATCTTGCCCCAACTGCAACCTTTATATTACCCGACTTAATCAGCCTCCACTGGTCATACCTTTCTCCTAAGGATAACCGGCTATGAAGTACAGCTACATATTCTCCAAATCTTCCTTTAAATCTTTCCACCATCTGGGGAGTCAAAGAAATCTCCGGCACAAGCACAATAGCTTGCTTTCCAGCATTTATTGCGTGATCGATAAGCTGCAGATACACCTCAGTCTTTCCGCTTCCCGTTATACCGTGCAGCAATACCTCGTTAAAGGCTTTGCTATCCAACATTTCTTTTACTTTAACTAAAATATGTTCCTGTTCTTCTGTTGGCCTTAACGGACTGGTTCTCTCAAAAGTCCTGTTGTTGTACGGATCTCTTGTAACTTCTATATCTTTAAACCCTATGTATCCATATTTATTAAGGGTATCCAATACACTCTTTGAAACACCCGCGAACCTTGCCAGATCTGTTACTGAAATATGCTCATTTTCCAAAAGCATTTCAAGTATTCTTACCTGTTTTATACTTCTCAGCCTGTTTCCTTCTATGTCTTCGAGCACTTCTTCAATAGGTTTTATAAGGTATGCAACCTTAACTAACTTTTCACTGACCTTTGACCCAAATTCTTCACTAACGGCTACACACCCAAGCTCCTCTAATTTGCTTAAATACTTTGATATACCCTTAATATTTGTTTCAGAGCTTAAATCATCATATTCAAGTTCCCCTCCAAAATCCATCAGTTTTTGAAGAATTTTATTATAATTTCCCTTTAAAGCATTGTCAAATTTAAGAAGTCTTACCGTCTTACAACTTACCATGCCTGTCCCTGGAGGAAGCAAACATTTAAACACATCAGAGTATGTACTTATATATCTATGTCTCATCCAATGCGCCAGCTTTATCATATTTATATCAACAACAGAACTTTTGTCTATAACTTCACTTATTTCCTTCAAGTCCTGCATATCGCTTTCACTTAAAACGCCCACAACATACCCTTCCCTGAGCCTGTTGGATTTACCAAAAGGTACAATCACCCGTATCCCAGGAGTTACATTACTAATATAATTGTCAGGTATCATATAGTGATATACCCTGTCAAACTGCCTTGTAGAATTGCTTATTACAATTTCAGCAATATTATTCATCATTGATCCCTTCACAGTAAAAATCCTTTTTATATTATAACAACTAATATTAATCCTAATCAATCATTTTAGAAAGTGTGCAATATAAAATTCCATAAAAAAATATAAAGTGGAACAGCAAACAAATAAGCTATTCCACTTAAATACTCATTACACACTATGTCAAATTAACTGCCTTCATAGGCTGTCAAAGTCCCGAAACATTTAATCCCCATTCAATTTTAGGACATTTAATCCCAAAATTTCTCAATAATACGCCTTGATAAAATCCGGCATGGATTGCGGGTCACCTTCAATAGAAAAATGAAACTCAATATTAAACTTGGATGAAAGCTTATCAACTTCTTCAAAAAAGCCAC includes the following:
- the fmt gene encoding methionyl-tRNA formyltransferase, coding for MKIIFMGTPEFAVPSLDMLLKEGYDVVAVVTQPDKPKGRGNKMALPPVKEYALEHGIDVLQPEKVKTEEFTNIIKDINPDLLVTAAYGKILPKSVLDIPKYGCINVHGSLLPKYRGAAPIQWSVINGEKVTGITTMFTDVGMDTGDMLLKGEIEITEGMTAGELHDRLSILGAEVLKETLVRLKEGTLERAPQSDAEATYASMMTKDTGLVDWTRSSKEIHNLIRGTNPWPGAYTYYNGGKMKIWITSVVSEDKHDLRAGTICEVGKNGIVIACGTGKLNIKEVQFESCRKMCVEDYICGHKMDEGEILG
- the def gene encoding peptide deformylase — protein: MALRNVRIDGDDVLGKVCRQVDVIDNRILILLKDMADTMYAENGVGLAAPQVGVLKRLVVIDVGEGLIELINPKIVKEEGEVLDIEGCLSVPELVGEVVRPKKVWVEALNTKGEKICLEGEDLLARAFCHEIDHLDGILFKSRAIKLINKKELKD
- the priA gene encoding primosomal protein N', whose amino-acid sequence is MNNIAEIVISNSTRQFDRVYHYMIPDNYISNVTPGIRVIVPFGKSNRLREGYVVGVLSESDMQDLKEISEVIDKSSVVDINMIKLAHWMRHRYISTYSDVFKCLLPPGTGMVSCKTVRLLKFDNALKGNYNKILQKLMDFGGELEYDDLSSETNIKGISKYLSKLEELGCVAVSEEFGSKVSEKLVKVAYLIKPIEEVLEDIEGNRLRSIKQVRILEMLLENEHISVTDLARFAGVSKSVLDTLNKYGYIGFKDIEVTRDPYNNRTFERTSPLRPTEEQEHILVKVKEMLDSKAFNEVLLHGITGSGKTEVYLQLIDHAINAGKQAIVLVPEISLTPQMVERFKGRFGEYVAVLHSRLSLGERYDQWRLIKSGNIKVAVGARSAVFAPFDNLGIIIIDEEHENSYKSEISPKYHAVEVARERCKNENAILMYGSATPSIENYYRAVSSEISLFTMVKRANNLTLPKVEVVDMRCELDEGNRSIFSRALSCEMRENIKRKEQTIIFLNRRGYASFVLCRNCGYVLKCPKCDVSMTYHSYDERLICHYCGYTIKNVSSCPKCKSPHIRGFGTGTQKIEDEIRKHFEESTVLRMDMDTTTYKNSHEDILRNFREKNINILVGTQMIAKGHDFPNVTLVGVLAADSILNTGDFRATERTFQLITQVAGRAGRGKIPGRVIIQTYNAENYSIECACSQDYVGFFEKELMVREKLIYPPFTNIGSIVLSGVNDRLVYNKAVEVKKFVDSYFADEGNNFSILGPSRSLITKIKNKYRWRIVIKYKEMEKLIDILTQVSDSFYQKQGKNDISISVDINPISML